The proteins below come from a single Dinghuibacter silviterrae genomic window:
- the rlmD gene encoding 23S rRNA (uracil(1939)-C(5))-methyltransferase RlmD, with protein MRKKLLKTLEQVAVTDYAAEGKALARIDGKVIFIEGAVPGDVVDVVLTKSKKDWAEGRVTAFRSLSPERVDPFCPHFGLCGGCKWQMLPYPQQLVYKEREVIQNLTRLGKITLPEVRPIIGGEDTRYYRNKLEFTFSSRRYRTQEEMRAAGPDMPAPEPGLGFHVPKLFDKVIDLKECHLQAEPSDLIRSTVRDFALREGYTFYDIRQHTGWLRNLVVRVCTTGEVMVNLVMGYEDRVEGPRLMDHLLAQVPGITTLLYTINPKWNDSIHDLEPKTYYGKGFVTETLEDFRFKIGPKSFFQTNTRQAERLYSVVREFAGLTGTETIYDLYCGTGSIGIFLSPKAGRVVGVEVIEAAIRDAEENARLNGVEHARFFTGDVTEVCDDAFFAAHGRPDVLITDPPRAGMHEQLVRKLLEIGAPRVVYVSCNVATQARDLQLLDERYRITRVQPVDLFPHTHHIENVVLLEWRG; from the coding sequence GTGAGAAAAAAATTGTTGAAGACGCTGGAACAGGTAGCGGTTACGGACTATGCGGCCGAAGGCAAGGCACTCGCAAGAATAGACGGCAAGGTCATCTTTATAGAAGGAGCGGTTCCCGGTGACGTGGTGGACGTCGTCCTTACGAAGAGTAAGAAAGACTGGGCAGAGGGGCGGGTAACGGCTTTCAGGTCCCTGTCCCCGGAGCGGGTCGACCCGTTTTGTCCGCATTTCGGACTTTGCGGCGGGTGTAAATGGCAGATGCTGCCTTATCCGCAACAGTTGGTCTACAAGGAGCGGGAAGTTATCCAGAACCTGACACGCCTGGGCAAAATAACCCTCCCGGAAGTCCGCCCGATCATCGGCGGAGAAGACACCCGCTATTACCGGAACAAACTGGAATTTACGTTTAGCAGCCGCCGTTACCGGACGCAGGAAGAAATGCGCGCCGCCGGGCCGGACATGCCTGCGCCCGAACCGGGTCTGGGTTTTCACGTACCCAAGCTTTTCGACAAGGTCATCGACCTAAAGGAATGCCATCTGCAGGCGGAGCCGAGCGACCTCATCCGGTCGACGGTCCGGGACTTTGCCTTGAGGGAAGGCTATACGTTTTACGACATCCGCCAGCATACCGGCTGGCTCAGGAACCTGGTGGTCCGGGTGTGTACAACCGGGGAAGTCATGGTCAACCTCGTCATGGGGTACGAAGACCGGGTGGAGGGCCCCCGGTTGATGGATCATCTCCTGGCGCAGGTCCCGGGGATCACGACCCTTTTGTATACGATCAACCCGAAGTGGAACGACAGCATCCACGACCTGGAGCCCAAGACCTATTACGGAAAAGGCTTTGTCACCGAGACCCTGGAGGACTTCCGGTTTAAGATCGGACCCAAATCCTTTTTCCAGACCAATACCCGGCAGGCGGAAAGGCTCTATTCAGTCGTCAGGGAGTTTGCGGGCCTGACGGGAACCGAAACCATCTACGACCTATACTGCGGCACGGGAAGCATCGGGATCTTCCTGAGCCCGAAAGCAGGAAGGGTTGTAGGGGTGGAAGTGATCGAAGCCGCGATCCGGGACGCAGAGGAAAACGCCCGCCTGAACGGCGTTGAACACGCCCGGTTTTTTACGGGAGATGTGACGGAAGTGTGCGACGACGCCTTTTTCGCCGCGCATGGCCGGCCGGATGTGCTCATCACCGACCCGCCCCGGGCGGGTATGCACGAGCAACTGGTCCGGAAACTCCTGGAAATAGGGGCGCCCAGGGTGGTATATGTGAGCTGTAACGTGGCCACCCAGGCCAGGGATCTGCAACTGCTGGACGAGCGCTACCGGATA